The following are from one region of the Ignavibacteriota bacterium genome:
- a CDS encoding T9SS type A sorting domain-containing protein produces MIYFLSPRNFAFLIISIFIVCTNNLTAQNNFANLWSNISETGLDAIGTRYIIPETYRTLELDLQNLSTALTQVPEEKTTSVKNSRFILSLPLPNNSFATFKIVQSPVMAEELAVKYPEIKTYLGQGIDENSDARVRFDVTPAGFHAIIFLSNGTVYIDPYSLGETIYYISYYKRDYTPTEERLNLECTLLGTDSEFGNQIKQLVAENPLVMTGPQLRTYRTAIAATGEYTNFHGGTVPLGLAAVVTALNRVTGVYENEVAVRMILIANNDLIIYTNPSTDPYTNNDGFAMLSQNQTNLDAVIGSANYDIGHVFSTGGGGVAYLGVICQAGYKAQGVTGLPQPIGDPFYIDYVAHEMGHQYGGNHSFNGNAGSCGGGNRNSSTAYEPGSGSTIMAYAGICGSHNLQNNSDDYFHNISFVEIVNYTTTGGGNSCPVITNTGNGEPTASVPAGGFTIPISTPFILTGSGSDPDNDPLTYCWEEMDLGPAGHPNSPSGNAPIFRSFDPVTVPYRYFPKLSNILNNNQTIGEILPTYTRTLTFRLTVRDNRAGGGGVKYAQMQAINVTNTAGPFLVTQPNTAVTWQGNTNNTITWNVANTSVAPVNVTQVNILLSTDGGNNFTQTLAANTANDGTEDIFLPNFPTTQARIKVEAVGNVFFDLSNVNFTITDNIPVELTAFFAIKVEDGIMLKWTTATETNNSGFMIERSSNNIDFSEIAFVNGNGTSTEVTDYEYRDAVLTVGKYFYRLKQIDFDGTATYSNVIETEINGPAVFDLSQNYPNPFNPSTMIKFSLPVDSYVRIELFNTLGEKVDELTNRDYSIGNHEINFDASKLSNGVYYYTISANGLDGSTFVSTKKMVLIK; encoded by the coding sequence ATGATTTACTTTCTATCTCCGAGAAACTTTGCGTTTTTAATCATCAGTATTTTTATTGTTTGCACAAATAATTTAACTGCACAAAATAATTTTGCAAATTTGTGGAGCAATATTTCAGAAACAGGATTAGATGCCATTGGAACACGATATATAATTCCTGAAACCTACCGAACACTTGAATTGGATTTACAAAATTTGTCAACTGCATTAACACAAGTTCCTGAAGAGAAAACTACCAGTGTAAAAAATTCAAGATTTATTTTAAGTCTGCCGCTACCGAATAATTCTTTTGCAACTTTTAAAATTGTTCAATCGCCGGTGATGGCAGAAGAGCTTGCTGTTAAATATCCTGAAATAAAAACTTACCTCGGGCAAGGAATAGATGAAAATTCAGATGCAAGAGTTCGTTTTGATGTTACACCTGCTGGATTTCATGCAATAATTTTTTTATCAAATGGTACAGTTTATATTGATCCTTATTCATTAGGTGAAACAATATACTACATTTCTTATTATAAGAGAGATTACACTCCAACTGAAGAGAGATTAAATCTTGAATGCACTCTTTTAGGAACTGACTCAGAATTTGGCAATCAGATCAAACAATTAGTTGCAGAAAATCCGTTAGTAATGACTGGACCTCAATTAAGAACTTATCGAACAGCGATCGCTGCAACCGGTGAGTACACAAATTTTCATGGAGGTACAGTTCCTCTTGGTTTAGCTGCCGTTGTAACTGCATTAAATCGTGTTACCGGAGTTTATGAAAATGAGGTTGCAGTCAGGATGATATTAATTGCAAATAATGATCTTATCATTTATACTAATCCTTCGACAGATCCTTACACAAATAATGATGGTTTTGCAATGCTTTCACAAAACCAAACTAATCTGGATGCAGTTATTGGATCAGCAAATTATGATATTGGTCATGTTTTCAGTACCGGCGGCGGTGGTGTTGCATACCTGGGAGTTATCTGCCAGGCAGGATATAAAGCACAGGGAGTAACTGGTTTGCCGCAACCAATCGGTGATCCGTTTTATATTGATTACGTTGCCCATGAAATGGGACACCAGTATGGCGGTAATCATTCGTTTAATGGAAACGCAGGTTCCTGCGGTGGTGGAAACAGGAATTCTTCCACTGCGTATGAACCTGGAAGCGGAAGCACGATTATGGCTTATGCAGGAATTTGCGGTAGTCATAATTTACAGAATAACAGCGATGATTACTTTCATAATATAAGTTTTGTAGAAATTGTCAATTATACAACTACTGGCGGTGGAAACTCATGTCCCGTTATTACAAATACTGGAAATGGAGAACCAACAGCATCTGTTCCGGCTGGTGGGTTTACAATTCCAATCAGCACACCATTTATACTGACTGGTTCCGGATCTGATCCTGATAATGATCCATTAACATACTGCTGGGAAGAAATGGATCTCGGACCAGCAGGACATCCAAACTCACCTTCTGGTAATGCACCGATCTTCAGATCGTTTGATCCTGTTACTGTACCTTATAGATATTTTCCAAAACTGTCAAACATTTTAAATAATAATCAAACGATTGGAGAGATTCTGCCAACATACACACGAACATTAACTTTCAGATTGACCGTTAGGGATAATCGTGCTGGCGGAGGTGGTGTTAAATATGCGCAGATGCAGGCAATAAATGTAACAAATACTGCAGGACCTTTTCTTGTAACTCAACCAAACACCGCTGTTACTTGGCAAGGCAATACAAATAATACAATTACCTGGAATGTGGCAAATACAAGTGTTGCACCTGTTAATGTAACACAAGTAAATATTTTGTTATCAACCGATGGTGGAAATAATTTTACGCAAACTCTTGCTGCTAACACCGCAAACGACGGCACCGAAGATATTTTTCTCCCAAATTTTCCAACAACACAGGCAAGAATAAAAGTTGAAGCAGTTGGCAACGTCTTCTTTGATCTTTCAAATGTTAATTTCACTATTACTGATAATATTCCCGTTGAACTTACAGCGTTCTTCGCCATTAAAGTTGAAGATGGAATAATGTTGAAATGGACAACAGCAACTGAAACGAATAATTCCGGATTTATGATTGAAAGAAGTTCAAACAATATTGATTTTTCAGAAATTGCATTTGTTAATGGTAATGGAACATCAACCGAAGTAACTGATTATGAATACAGAGATGCAGTTTTAACTGTGGGTAAATATTTTTACCGACTCAAACAAATTGACTTTGACGGCACTGCTACTTATTCAAATGTAATTGAAACTGAAATTAATGGACCTGCGGTATTCGATCTTTCACAGAACTATCCAAATCCTTTCAATCCATCTACAATGATAAAGTTTTCGTTACCGGTTGATTCTTATGTTCGTATCGAATTGTTTAATACTTTGGGTGAAAAAGTTGATGAACTAACTAACAGAGATTACAGTATCGGTAATCACGAAATTAATTTTGATGCATCAAAACTTTCTAATGGTGTTTATTACTATACAATTAGTGCGAATGGTTTAGATGGAAGTACATTTGTTTCGACGAAGAAGATGGTGCTTATCAAGTAA
- a CDS encoding T9SS type A sorting domain-containing protein, with protein sequence MIKYIFTIVLLTSFILIAQDEYKPWIKTERERHARSMQMSKVLYPGDTKIDVTYYGLDLTITTSPNYLTGRIIIGVKADTTTINSCFLDLRSFLIVDSVLINGLSALFTHTNNLINITLDQTYNEGESFTLEVFYRGVPSGTNFGGFDFSTHNGSPIISTLSEAFSGPYWWPQKDTPGDKADSSDVWMTVASNLIGVSNGTLESVVDNGNGTKTYHWKNHYSIANYLISLAISNYTQYDTYYHYGQSDSMVIMNFIYPENFNYVKPIVEETDEMITVFANRYGEYPFIQEKYGHAEFEWGGAMEHQTCTSMGFWGSGVISHELAHQWYGDMITCADWHNIWLNEGFATYSEAVYVEAKSGKAAYNSQILSEMNSAKNAQGSVWVQDISNEWEIFDGSRTYSKGCVVLHMLRGVVGDSTFFDITRTYSAHPSVSYGVATTEDFQAIAESVYGQSLDYFFQEWIYGENEPTYTVGWNKSFVGGDVYNISLNINQVVNSNPSFFTMPVQIRINTTLGDTTVTLFNNAQTQNFQFQVIGNPGSIVFDPGNWILKNNTIITEVENISQPFSYGLEQNYPNPFNPSTTIEFSIPQNGFVTIKVFNVLGKEIATLINEQVMAGKHKIDFNATGLSSGVYFYKLLVSDLQSKDGKMENFAETRKMILLR encoded by the coding sequence ATGATAAAATACATTTTTACAATTGTTCTTCTAACATCTTTCATTCTGATTGCTCAGGATGAATACAAACCCTGGATTAAAACTGAAAGAGAAAGACACGCCAGATCAATGCAAATGTCAAAAGTTCTCTATCCGGGAGATACTAAAATAGATGTCACTTATTATGGTCTCGATTTAACAATCACCACAAGCCCGAATTATCTCACAGGCAGAATTATAATCGGAGTTAAGGCAGATACAACAACTATCAACTCTTGTTTTTTGGATCTGAGAAGTTTTTTAATTGTAGATTCAGTTTTGATCAATGGTTTATCTGCATTATTCACACATACAAATAATCTTATCAATATCACACTTGATCAAACTTACAATGAAGGAGAATCCTTTACACTTGAAGTTTTTTACCGTGGTGTACCAAGCGGGACTAATTTCGGTGGTTTTGATTTTAGTACACATAATGGTTCACCAATTATATCAACTTTGAGTGAAGCATTCAGTGGTCCGTATTGGTGGCCTCAGAAAGATACGCCCGGAGACAAAGCAGATTCATCTGATGTTTGGATGACTGTTGCAAGCAATTTAATTGGTGTATCAAATGGAACTCTTGAAAGTGTTGTTGATAATGGGAATGGAACAAAAACATATCACTGGAAAAATCACTATAGCATCGCTAATTATTTAATTTCACTTGCTATTTCAAATTATACTCAGTACGATACTTATTATCATTACGGTCAATCAGATTCAATGGTGATAATGAATTTTATTTATCCTGAAAATTTCAACTATGTAAAACCCATTGTTGAAGAAACTGATGAGATGATAACAGTATTCGCAAACCGATATGGTGAATATCCTTTTATTCAGGAAAAATACGGACATGCAGAATTTGAATGGGGTGGAGCTATGGAACATCAAACCTGTACTTCTATGGGCTTCTGGGGATCGGGAGTTATTTCTCACGAACTTGCTCATCAGTGGTACGGTGATATGATTACCTGCGCAGACTGGCATAACATCTGGCTTAACGAAGGTTTCGCAACTTACTCTGAAGCAGTTTATGTTGAAGCAAAGAGCGGTAAAGCAGCTTATAATTCTCAGATATTATCAGAAATGAACAGCGCAAAAAATGCACAGGGAAGTGTCTGGGTACAGGATATTTCAAATGAATGGGAAATTTTTGATGGTTCGCGAACATATTCAAAAGGTTGTGTTGTTCTTCATATGCTCAGAGGTGTTGTTGGTGATTCAACATTTTTTGATATTACAAGAACATACAGCGCACATCCTTCAGTTTCTTATGGAGTTGCAACTACAGAAGACTTTCAGGCAATTGCTGAGAGTGTTTACGGTCAGAGTCTCGATTACTTCTTCCAGGAATGGATTTACGGGGAGAACGAACCGACTTATACAGTTGGTTGGAATAAATCCTTCGTAGGTGGTGATGTTTATAATATTTCGCTCAACATAAACCAGGTAGTAAATTCCAATCCTTCTTTCTTCACAATGCCAGTGCAGATCAGAATCAATACTACTCTAGGAGATACAACCGTTACTTTATTTAACAATGCACAGACTCAGAACTTTCAATTCCAGGTTATTGGAAACCCAGGATCAATTGTATTTGATCCCGGTAACTGGATTCTGAAAAACAATACCATCATCACCGAAGTTGAAAATATCAGCCAGCCATTTAGCTATGGTCTCGAACAGAATTACCCGAATCCGTTCAATCCATCAACTACGATTGAGTTCAGCATTCCGCAAAACGGTTTTGTTACAATTAAGGTATTTAATGTTCTCGGAAAAGAAATTGCAACTTTGATAAATGAGCAGGTTATGGCTGGAAAACACAAAATAGATTTTAATGCTACAGGACTGAGCAGTGGAGTTTATTTTTATAAATTGCTTGTCTCGGATTTGCAAAGCAAAGACGGAAAAATGGAAAATTTTGCGGAGACAAGGAAGATGATCCTCCTCCGATAA
- the greA gene encoding transcription elongation factor GreA, with protein MADGNFVYLTRERIIEIEKELLEMKTNGRKAMAEKIAEARAHGDLSENAEYDAAKEEQGLFELKIAKIEDMLSRAREIDPSQFEEDKVHILSKVKIKNLKNGKMFDYLLVSPEEADFQAGKISITSPVGKGLLGTQVGDKVKIHAPAGILDYEIIEIN; from the coding sequence ATGGCAGATGGAAACTTTGTTTATCTCACAAGAGAGAGAATAATCGAGATTGAAAAGGAACTATTAGAAATGAAAACCAACGGCAGAAAAGCAATGGCAGAAAAAATTGCTGAAGCTCGTGCTCACGGTGACCTTTCTGAAAATGCTGAATATGATGCCGCAAAAGAAGAACAGGGATTGTTTGAATTAAAAATTGCAAAGATTGAAGACATGCTTTCGCGTGCACGAGAGATTGATCCCTCACAATTTGAAGAGGACAAAGTGCATATTCTATCCAAAGTAAAAATTAAAAACCTGAAAAACGGAAAAATGTTTGATTACCTGCTTGTATCTCCCGAAGAAGCAGATTTTCAGGCAGGAAAAATTTCTATCACTTCTCCTGTAGGGAAAGGATTGTTGGGAACTCAAGTTGGAGATAAAGTGAAAATACACGCACCTGCCGGAATACTTGATTATGAGATTATTGAGATAAACTAA
- the tilS gene encoding tRNA lysidine(34) synthetase TilS, producing the protein MIKTIEQKALKFIDENHLIDFGDKILVALSGGADSVFLLSFLLKFKKRFRIKLAAFHLNHKLRGKSADDDEKFCKDFCSENNVPFVSVSNEVKANAKKSKLSIEEAARKIRYQELQKAATKLGCNKIATAHNSSDNVETILLNLFKGAGLKGLSGIPVKRENIIRPILSLTSDEIRKYLVQNKIHFRIDESNLKSDYERNFLRNKIIPELKKRLNPQLEEKISKTSKIISEISLVVEKEIEKLERNAVIKKDGKVFINLNKFSKRDRNFVGVFLKSLIERNFRIELSSANICDLTNLINSQSGKSIHLKEKVSALRERDKLVICKNLIDKNNTVFLVSADEKIELNGTEFSIEEVNKKMIKFTNNKFSEFISGDGLGKKFEIRRWREGDKFQPIGMKGTKKLSDFLSDVKISSVDKKDQYVLTNSGKIVWVIGLRLDETFKVTPGTKRIFKLTLKVK; encoded by the coding sequence ATGATAAAAACCATCGAACAAAAAGCACTGAAGTTTATTGATGAAAATCATCTCATTGATTTTGGCGATAAAATCCTCGTTGCATTGAGTGGTGGGGCAGATTCAGTTTTCCTTCTTTCATTTCTACTAAAATTTAAAAAGCGATTCAGGATTAAGTTAGCAGCGTTTCATTTAAACCATAAGCTTCGGGGTAAATCCGCTGATGACGATGAAAAATTCTGCAAAGATTTTTGTTCGGAAAATAATGTGCCGTTTGTAAGTGTCTCAAACGAAGTAAAAGCTAATGCCAAGAAATCTAAACTTTCGATCGAGGAAGCCGCGAGAAAAATCCGCTATCAGGAATTACAAAAAGCTGCAACGAAACTTGGCTGCAATAAAATTGCCACAGCACACAACTCAAGTGATAATGTTGAAACCATTCTTTTGAATTTGTTTAAAGGTGCAGGATTAAAAGGGCTATCAGGTATTCCTGTAAAAAGAGAAAATATAATTCGACCGATCCTTAGTCTTACTTCAGATGAAATCAGAAAGTATCTGGTGCAAAATAAAATTCATTTTCGGATTGACGAAAGCAACCTTAAATCTGATTATGAAAGAAATTTTTTGCGTAATAAAATTATTCCAGAGTTAAAAAAGAGATTGAATCCGCAGCTTGAAGAGAAGATCAGTAAAACATCGAAAATAATTTCAGAGATCAGTTTGGTAGTAGAGAAAGAGATTGAAAAGCTGGAAAGAAATGCTGTTATTAAAAAAGACGGGAAGGTCTTTATTAACTTAAACAAATTTTCAAAACGTGATAGAAACTTTGTGGGAGTTTTTTTAAAATCACTAATCGAAAGAAATTTCAGAATTGAACTTTCATCAGCGAATATTTGTGATCTGACGAATCTGATAAATTCGCAATCAGGTAAATCAATTCATCTGAAAGAAAAAGTATCTGCACTCAGAGAAAGAGATAAATTAGTAATCTGCAAAAATCTTATTGATAAAAATAATACTGTCTTTCTTGTAAGCGCAGATGAGAAAATTGAACTTAATGGCACAGAGTTTTCAATTGAAGAAGTAAACAAGAAAATGATTAAGTTCACTAATAATAAATTTTCAGAATTTATTTCCGGAGATGGACTGGGAAAGAAATTTGAAATCAGGAGATGGAGAGAGGGAGATAAGTTTCAACCAATTGGAATGAAAGGCACAAAGAAGTTATCCGACTTTCTATCAGATGTAAAAATATCATCAGTTGATAAAAAAGATCAGTACGTTTTAACTAATTCAGGAAAAATTGTTTGGGTAATTGGATTACGTCTTGATGAAACATTTAAGGTTACACCCGGAACAAAGAGGATTTTCAAACTAACTTTAAAAGTAAAGTGA
- the hpt gene encoding hypoxanthine phosphoribosyltransferase, producing MGSDEFILLFSEEQIQNRIKELAHQISSDYKSSLPVFIGVLNGSFLFMSDLIRYLTINCEIDFFKLSSYGDAKISSGDVKLLKELNCEVNHRDIIIVEDIVDTGLSIKYIAELFAEKSPNSMKVVSLLVKPGSLKYNVKIDYIGFKIPDKFVIGYGLDFAQKYRNLRGIYVLKENGD from the coding sequence ATAGGCAGCGATGAATTCATTCTTCTTTTTTCAGAAGAGCAAATTCAAAACAGGATTAAAGAACTTGCGCACCAGATTTCATCAGATTATAAATCAAGTTTACCTGTTTTCATTGGTGTATTAAACGGTTCATTTCTTTTTATGTCTGATCTGATTAGATATCTGACCATCAATTGTGAAATTGATTTCTTCAAACTATCAAGTTATGGTGATGCAAAAATCTCTTCCGGTGATGTGAAGCTGCTCAAAGAGCTCAACTGCGAGGTAAACCACAGAGATATAATAATTGTTGAAGATATTGTTGATACTGGATTATCTATAAAGTATATAGCGGAACTTTTTGCCGAAAAAAGTCCGAATAGTATGAAAGTAGTTTCACTTCTGGTGAAGCCCGGAAGCCTGAAATATAACGTGAAAATTGATTATATTGGCTTTAAAATTCCTGATAAATTCGTAATCGGTTATGGTCTGGACTTTGCTCAGAAATACCGGAATTTACGTGGAATTTACGTTTTAAAAGAAAATGGAGATTAA
- a CDS encoding ATP-dependent zinc metalloprotease FtsH, with product MNIDFKKFFMTDNNENKKPPKNPKGSGPNKPDDNFDWSKVLKMVFGWGAVIVAAIIVMQVFRTTQEQYVDIPFAEYRRLLNDTDKIKEATITKSDINDYFFRAELTSETSVKINGTETKVKAISVYIPEPIIKEEETLWKEKGINYSFDKQSSEWLNVLLGFLPWLLIIAIWIIIMRRMQGQGGGSRGIFSFGKSKAKLISQSSQRVTFRDVAGADEAKVELQEIIEFLKEPTKFQKLGGKIPRGVLLLGPPGTGKTLLARAVAGEAGVPFFSISGADFVEMFVGVGASRVRDLFEQGKKNAPCIIFIDEIDAVGRHRGAGLGGGHDEREQTLNQLLVEMDGFEQNSGVIIIAATNRPDVLDPALLRPGRFDRQVVVDRPDVKGREGILKVHTRNIPLEEKVNLEVLAKGTPGLAGAELANLVNEAALLAARKNKKKVEMSDFEEAKDKVMMGMERKSMIISEEEKKTTAYHEIGHVLVARMIPEADPVHKVTIIPRGRALGVTSYLPIDEKHTYSKEYLEAVITYALGGRAAEKIVFDHYTTGAGNDIEKATNIARKMVCEWGMSDKMGPMSYGAKEEEIFLGREIQKHRDYSEKTAIEIDEEVRGIINNSMNRAEKILRDNIDLLHKLSMELLEREILDSEEIERIIKGEELPPIPVIPEPKKEEEIPEHVKAMIQQRKQKDASVKDDAN from the coding sequence ATGAATATAGATTTTAAAAAATTTTTTATGACTGATAATAATGAAAATAAAAAGCCACCTAAAAATCCGAAAGGATCGGGCCCAAACAAACCTGATGATAACTTTGATTGGTCAAAAGTTCTTAAAATGGTATTCGGATGGGGAGCGGTTATTGTTGCGGCAATAATCGTTATGCAGGTTTTCAGAACCACACAAGAACAGTACGTTGATATTCCATTTGCTGAATACCGCAGACTTCTGAATGATACTGATAAAATTAAAGAAGCAACTATAACTAAATCAGACATTAATGATTATTTCTTCCGCGCTGAATTAACATCCGAAACTTCTGTAAAGATTAACGGAACTGAAACTAAAGTTAAAGCTATTTCGGTTTACATTCCCGAACCAATAATCAAAGAAGAAGAAACACTCTGGAAAGAAAAGGGAATAAATTATTCATTCGACAAACAATCGAGCGAATGGTTGAATGTTCTTCTCGGATTTCTTCCATGGCTGCTTATAATAGCAATCTGGATAATTATTATGAGAAGAATGCAGGGACAAGGTGGCGGCTCAAGAGGAATTTTTTCATTCGGTAAAAGCAAAGCAAAACTAATCAGTCAGTCAAGTCAGCGTGTTACGTTTCGCGATGTCGCCGGAGCTGATGAAGCAAAAGTTGAGCTTCAGGAAATAATCGAATTTCTTAAAGAACCTACTAAGTTCCAAAAACTTGGTGGAAAAATTCCACGCGGTGTACTTTTGCTCGGACCTCCGGGAACAGGCAAAACTTTACTTGCTCGTGCTGTTGCAGGTGAAGCTGGCGTACCATTTTTCTCAATCAGTGGTGCAGATTTCGTTGAAATGTTCGTTGGTGTGGGTGCAAGCCGTGTTCGTGATCTTTTTGAACAAGGAAAAAAGAATGCACCTTGTATAATTTTTATTGATGAAATTGATGCAGTCGGAAGACACCGCGGAGCCGGACTCGGCGGTGGTCACGATGAAAGAGAACAAACATTAAATCAATTACTTGTTGAGATGGATGGCTTCGAGCAAAACAGCGGAGTTATTATAATCGCAGCAACCAATCGTCCTGATGTACTAGACCCGGCTTTATTAAGACCGGGAAGATTTGACAGACAGGTTGTAGTTGACCGACCTGATGTGAAAGGTCGTGAAGGAATTTTGAAAGTTCACACAAGAAATATTCCTCTGGAAGAAAAAGTTAATCTTGAAGTACTTGCAAAAGGAACTCCCGGGCTTGCTGGTGCAGAACTAGCAAATCTTGTCAATGAAGCTGCTCTGCTTGCGGCAAGGAAGAACAAGAAAAAAGTTGAAATGTCAGACTTTGAGGAAGCAAAAGATAAAGTGATGATGGGGATGGAACGAAAGAGTATGATTATTTCAGAAGAAGAAAAGAAAACCACCGCATATCATGAAATTGGTCACGTACTTGTTGCCAGAATGATTCCGGAAGCTGATCCGGTTCATAAAGTTACTATTATTCCGAGAGGACGTGCGCTTGGTGTTACAAGCTATCTTCCAATCGATGAGAAACATACATATTCAAAAGAATATCTTGAAGCAGTAATTACTTATGCACTTGGTGGTCGTGCTGCTGAGAAAATTGTTTTCGATCACTATACGACCGGTGCAGGAAATGATATAGAAAAAGCAACAAACATTGCACGTAAAATGGTATGTGAATGGGGAATGAGTGATAAGATGGGTCCGATGAGTTACGGTGCAAAGGAAGAGGAAATATTTTTAGGAAGAGAAATTCAGAAGCATCGCGACTACAGTGAAAAAACTGCAATAGAAATAGATGAAGAAGTTCGGGGAATAATAAATAATTCGATGAATCGGGCTGAGAAGATTTTAAGAGATAATATCGATTTGCTTCATAAACTTTCAATGGAACTTCTGGAACGCGAAATTCTTGACTCCGAAGAAATTGAAAGAATAATAAAAGGTGAAGAATTGCCTCCTATTCCTGTTATTCCGGAACCGAAAAAGGAAGAAGAAATTCCTGAACACGTTAAGGCAATGATTCAGCAGCGAAAGCAGAAGGATGCTTCTGTAAAAGATGACGCAAATTGA
- a CDS encoding dolichol kinase, which yields MTQIDNGTIQYKDELFRKLIHLTSLSIPIVYYFITAKTAAIILGILTAAALIIDLSRYLHPETGKIFYKFFGFLLREHELDHKKKNLNGATYVLISALISVLIFPKVIFISAFSILIISDSLAALIGRKFGKHKFLSKSFEGTLTFFISACIVILFTPKIGGFLEEYLIGFIAAFVGAIVENISFRLIDDNLSIPLSVGFTMWGLYLALLPNLELTLSNVSR from the coding sequence ATGACGCAAATTGATAACGGTACGATTCAGTATAAAGATGAACTATTCCGAAAGCTGATTCATCTTACTTCGCTGTCCATTCCTATTGTTTACTATTTCATAACTGCAAAGACTGCGGCAATAATTCTCGGAATCCTCACTGCAGCTGCCTTAATAATAGATTTAAGCCGTTACCTTCATCCGGAAACCGGAAAAATATTCTATAAATTTTTTGGCTTCCTGCTGCGTGAGCATGAGCTCGATCATAAAAAGAAAAATCTTAATGGCGCAACCTACGTACTAATTTCTGCTCTTATCAGTGTACTTATTTTCCCAAAGGTAATTTTCATCTCAGCTTTTTCGATTCTGATAATAAGTGATTCGCTTGCAGCATTGATTGGTAGAAAATTTGGAAAGCATAAATTTCTTTCAAAAAGTTTTGAGGGAACTTTAACTTTTTTTATTAGTGCATGCATAGTGATTTTATTTACTCCAAAAATCGGCGGTTTCTTAGAAGAATATTTGATTGGCTTTATAGCTGCATTTGTTGGTGCAATTGTAGAAAATATTTCATTCAGGCTTATCGATGATAATCTGTCAATCCCACTGTCTGTCGGATTTACGATGTGGGGATTATACCTTGCATTACTGCCGAATCTGGAATTAACACTCTCAAATGTATCAAGGTGA
- a CDS encoding DUF4837 family protein encodes MTVVVIVIAFLLFLLLYNKPKDSAKGSEDEIFVVADSIEYEAISNSLKSVFEKEITTPQPEKLYNLKRIDLDELDKNKNVKNLIIAAPNNSGSSTSQFLSSIKDTSVQNELKADSEFVAFQYDVWAKNQIVAVISAPNVEALNENILSNSNNLLNTFQQKSDERLISNLYNPEFEQKAVEGKLLKEYGWIIYVQKDFKILIDDPKEKFVLMEKAQGNDIKLLYFIHWIDNADPDYLNQDSIKIIRDRLTSKFFQSVGDSFIVFVSEDGFVVNEVDFNGRYALFTQGLWMNEFDNSGPFVNYFFYDEKTERIYMIDGSIFAPKYYKRNLIQQTDVTLQSFRTKAELSNERIDELLNAAEK; translated from the coding sequence ATTACAGTTGTGGTTATCGTAATTGCATTTTTGTTGTTCTTACTATTATACAATAAACCAAAGGATAGCGCAAAAGGTTCAGAAGATGAAATTTTTGTTGTGGCTGATTCTATTGAGTATGAAGCAATATCAAATTCGCTTAAATCTGTTTTTGAAAAAGAAATAACTACTCCGCAACCAGAAAAATTATACAATCTGAAAAGAATTGATTTAGACGAACTCGATAAAAATAAAAATGTAAAGAACCTCATTATCGCCGCACCAAATAATTCGGGAAGTAGCACCTCACAATTTTTAAGCAGTATAAAAGATACTTCTGTTCAAAATGAACTTAAAGCTGATTCAGAGTTTGTTGCATTTCAATATGACGTTTGGGCGAAGAACCAGATTGTTGCTGTAATATCAGCACCAAATGTTGAAGCGCTGAATGAAAATATTTTGAGCAATTCAAATAATCTGTTAAATACCTTCCAGCAAAAATCTGATGAAAGATTAATCAGTAATCTTTATAATCCTGAGTTCGAGCAAAAAGCAGTTGAAGGAAAATTGTTAAAGGAATATGGCTGGATAATTTATGTTCAAAAAGATTTTAAAATCCTTATAGATGACCCGAAAGAAAAATTTGTTTTAATGGAGAAAGCTCAGGGAAATGATATAAAACTTTTATACTTCATTCACTGGATTGATAACGCAGATCCGGATTATCTGAATCAGGATTCAATAAAAATTATTCGGGACAGATTAACGAGTAAATTCTTCCAATCAGTTGGAGATTCATTTATTGTTTTTGTTTCTGAGGATGGATTTGTTGTCAATGAAGTAGATTTTAACGGAAGATATGCGTTATTTACTCAGGGTTTGTGGATGAATGAATTCGATAACAGTGGACCTTTTGTAAACTACTTTTTCTATGATGAGAAAACCGAAAGAATTTATATGATTGATGGCTCTATCTTCGCACCGAAGTATTATAAAAGAAATTTAATTCAACAAACGGATGTAACACTTCAGTCATTCAGAACAAAAGCTGAGTTGAGTAATGAAAGAATTGATGAATTGTTAAATGCAGCAGAGAAGTGA